A genomic window from Ischnura elegans chromosome 10, ioIscEleg1.1, whole genome shotgun sequence includes:
- the LOC124167176 gene encoding uncharacterized protein LOC124167176: protein MESSAFGVAAMAVAAILVLTTLSVGDTSNPLPELSLAGDALAFRGDDQTHTLQHDREQERGSLHPRRKRYVSFPTGSVFSMIICLAKRTLIRYPDFYTFNFDLDVGYKLPNNTQFFIARKRREGHSSGETAGDEAELSADEEEKASTIVHRRDRRAFYYQVEEFLQALGISGRVCVLRTICEAKQVLPPGGNLMEDVFRVIFTMPPLRRGMTEDFTGVDVNGFPVDPKEEEESAKQYDVANARGIAEADCARVFPCKVSLLEVALW from the exons ATGGAGTCCTCGGCATTCGGGGTCGCTGCCATGGCCGTCGCCGCCATATTGGTGCTGACGACTCTCTCAGTGGGAGACACAAGCAACCCTTTGCCGGAGCTGTCACTGGCCGGCGATGCACTGGCCTTTCGCGGGGATGATCAGACCCATACGCTGCAGCACGACAGGGAGCAGGAACGCGGTTCATTGCACCCGAGGAGGAAGAGATACGTGTCATTTCCGACAGGCAGCGTGTTCAGC ATGATTATTTGCCTAGCGAAGAGAACCCTGATTCGCTATCCGGacttttatacatttaatttcGATTTGGACGTCGGGTATAAGCTGCCGAACAACACGCAGTTCTTCATCGCGCGCAAGAGGAGGGAGGGACACTCATCCGGAGAGACAGCGGGAGATGAAGCGGAACTTTCCGCCGACGAGGAAGAGAAAGCCTCGACTATTGTGCATCGCAGGGACAGGAGGGCTTTCTACTACCAAGTGGAGGAGTTCCTACAAGC TTTGGGCATAAGTGGAAGAGTATGCGTTCTAAGGACCATCTGCGAAGCGAAACAGGTGCTGCCTCCGGGTGGAAATCTCATGGAGGACGTATTCCGCGTCATATTTAC TATGCCTCCACTGCGTCGTGGAATGACGGAGGATTTCACGGGTGTTGATGTGAATGGCTTCCCGGTGGATCccaaagaggaagaagagagtGCTAAACAGTACGACGTGGCCAACGCACGCGGAATCGCAGAAGCTGATTGCGCAAGGGTGTTCCCTTGCAAAGTGTCCCTGCTGGAAGTTGCTTTGTGGTGA